Proteins from one Mercurialis annua linkage group LG7, ddMerAnnu1.2, whole genome shotgun sequence genomic window:
- the LOC126655999 gene encoding BES1/BZR1 homolog protein 2 — protein sequence MTGAGGSSSGRLPTWKERENNKKRERRRRAIAAKIYSGLRAQGSYKLPKHCDNNEVLKALCSEAGWIVEEDGTTYRKGCHPPPMEMTGTPNTISACSSIQPSPQSSNFPSPMPSYNASPSSSSFASPTRFDGNPSTYLLPFLRNIASIPANLPPLRISNSAPVTPPLSSPTNRSSKRKADWESFANGSLNSFRHPLFAVSAPSSPTRRQHLTPATIPECDESDASTVDSGRWMNFQTVAHQVAPPSPTFNLIKPVSQENAFQDGVDRHGKSGWVVGGDRGRVSEFEFEDCRVKPWEGERIHEMAVDDLELTLGTAKGHA from the exons ATGACCGGCGCCGGTGGATCATCATCAGGGAGACTACCCACATGGAAAGAGagggaaaataataaaaaaagagagagaagaagaagagcaATAGCAGCTAAAATATATTCAGGACTCAGAGCTCAAGGAAGCTATAAACTTCCTAAACATTGTGATAATAATGAAGTTTTGAAAGCTTTATGTTCTGAAGCTGGTTGGATTGTTGAAGAAGATGGCACAACGTACCGCAAG GGTTGCCATCCACCTCCAATGGAGATGACAGGTACTCCGAACACTATTAGTGCGTGTTCCTCAATCCAACCTAGCCCGCAATCCTCAAATTTCCCGAGTCCTATGCCGTCCTACAATGCCAGTCCGTCGTCGTCCTCATTTGCAAGCCCTACTCGGTTTGATGGAAACCCTTCCACGTACCTTCTTCCGTTCCTTCGTAATATAGCGTCGATCCCTGCGAACCTTCCACCTCTTAGAATATCTAATAGTGCTCCTGTAACGCCACCACTTTCATCTCCTACGAATAGAAGTTCGAAGAGGAAGGCTGATTGGGAGTCCTTTGCAAATGGTTCTTTGAATTCATTTCGACATCCTCTTTTTGCTGTCTCAGCTCCTTCAAGCCCAACGCGTCGCCAGCATCTTACCCCGGCTACGATACCGGAATGTGACGAGTCTGATGCCTCGACTGTGGACTCTGGCCGCTGGATGAATTTTCAGACAGTTGCTCACCAAGTAGCTCCTCCTTCACCAACATTCAATCTCATCAAACCAGTGTCTCAGGAGAATGCTTTTCAAGATGGGGTCGATAGGCATGGGAAATCAGGCTGGGTGGTTGGTGGAGATCGAGGAAGAGTTTCAGAGTTTGAATTTGAGGATTGCCGGGTGAAGCCATGGGAGGGTGAGAGAATTCATGAGATGGCGGTGGATGATCTCGAGCTCACACTCGGGACCGCAAAGGGTCATGCTTAA
- the LOC126656064 gene encoding NEDD8-conjugating enzyme Ubc12, with translation MIRLFKVKEKQREQAENAHGGAHVKKQSAGELRLHKDISELNLPKSCDITFPSGKDELMNFEVSIRPDEGYYLGGTFLFSFQVSPVYPHEVPKVKCKTKVYHPNIDLEGNVCLNILREDWKPVLNINTIIYGLYHLFTEPNCDDPLNKESADMLRDNPKMFESIVRRAMAGGYVGTNFFPRCL, from the exons ATGATTAGGCTATTCAAAGTAAAGGAGAAGCAGAGAGAACAAGCTGAAAATGCCCATGGAGGAGCTCATGTTAAGAAGCAAAGCGCCGGAGAATTGCGTCTTCATAAGG ATATTTCTGAGCTGAATCTGCCTAAATCATGCGATATAACGTTCCCTAGTGGCAAGGATGAGTTGATGAATTTTGAGGTTTCAATCCGACCAGATGAAGGATATTATCT AGGCGGCACATTTTTGTTCTCATTCCAAGTCTCTCCAGTGTATCCACATGAAGTACCAAAAGTAAAGTGCAAGACCAAG GTTTATCATCCAAACATCGACTTGGAAGGAAATGTCTGCCTCAACATCTTGCGTGAGGACTGGAAACCTGTCCTCAATATAAACACTATCATTTACGGATTGTATCATCTTTTCACG GAACCTAATTGTGATGATCCTCTTAATAAAGAATCTGCTGACATGTTGAGAGACAACCCAAAGATGTTCGAATCTATCGTGAGAAGAGCGATGGCTGGAGGATACGTGGGAACAAACTTTTTTCCGCGGTGTCTTTAG
- the LOC126657613 gene encoding uncharacterized protein LOC126657613 codes for MGLNRIRLFGDSQSHSYNNNKSLLPRNLQAMKTRKIFGVSLSLILINLAAIMERADENLLPAVYKEVSEAFNAGPSDLGYLTFIRNFVQGLASPLAGVLVINYDRPKVLAMGTFCWALSTAAVGASQQFLQVAFWRAVNGFGLAIVIPALQSFIADSYTEGVRGTGFGMVNLIGNLGGIGGGVLATIMAGQQYWGIPGWRFTFVLMATLSSVIGFLVLFFVVDPRKTTSIQRDTRESVERDVLIEKNNSSVSSVWTESWIAMQAVMKVKTFQIIVLQGIVGSLPWTAMVFFAMWFQLIGFDHNSTAFLLSLFAIGCALGSLIGGMIADRMSRKYPYAGRVMCAQFSAMMGIPFSWFLLKEIPLSVSSYHIFAVTIFMMGLTISWNGTAVNAPIFAEVVPVRHRTMIYAFDRAFEGSLSAFAAPLVGILSENIFGYDSKSIDPINGSVQQATALSKGLLSMMAVPFGLCCLFYSPLYKYFKQDRENARMASAKEVEMMRGDF; via the exons ATGGGCCTTAATCGAATCAGATTATTTGGTGATTCTCAATCTCATAGCTACAACAACAACAAATCTCTGCTTCCCAGAAATCTTCAAGCCATGAA AACAAGAAAGATTTTTGGGGTGTCTCTTTCTCTCATTCTTATAAACTTGGCTGCTATAATGGAGCGTGCTGACGAAAATCTTCTTCCTGCTGTGTACAAAGAAGTTAGTGAAGCTTTTAATGCCGGTCCATCTGATTTAGGGTACCTTACTTTCATAAGGAATTTCGTGCAAGGACTAGCATCACCCCTTGCAGGTGTATTAGTTATAAACTATGACCGTCCTAAAGTTCTAGCAATGGGTACATTCTGCTGGGCCTTATCAACTGCTGCAGTAGGTGCAAGCCAGCAATTTTTACAAGTTGCTTTCTGGAGAGCAGTAAATGGGTTTGGACTAGCAATAGTGATACCAGCGTTGCAGTCTTTTATCGCCGATAGTTATACGGAAGGCGTGAGAGGCACTGGATTTGGAATGGTGAACCTTATTGGTAACTTAGGTGGCATAGGTGGTGGTGTGCTGGCAACTATTATGGCTGGTCAGCAATATTGGGGCATTCCGGGATGGCGTTTCACCTTCGTACTGATGGCAACACTGAGTTCAGTTATTGGATTTCTTGtgttattttttgttgttgatcCAAGGAAAACAACTAGCATCCAGCGAGACACCCGTGAAAGTGTCGAAAG GGATGTGCTGATAGAAAAGAACAATTCTAGCGTATCATCCGTTTGGACCGAGTCCTGGATAGCCATGCAGGCTGTTATGAAAGTGAAAACTTTTCAGATAATTGTTCTGCAAGGGATTGTTGGTTCTCTACCATGGACTGCCATGGTGTTCTTCGCTATGTGGTTTCAGCTAATCG GTTTTGATCACAATAGCACAGCTTTCCTCCTAAGTCTTTTCGCTATTGGATGTGCATTGGGTTCCCTCATTGGCGGAATGATAGCAGATCGAATGTCACGTAAATATCCTTACGCTGGGCGTGTCATGTGTGCACAGTTCAGTGCTATGATGGGAATTCCATTCTCATGGTTTCTGCTCAAAGAAATACCACTATCAGTAAGCAGCTATCACATTTTCGCCGTTACTATATTTATGATGGGCCTAACTATCAGCTGGAATGGAACTGCTGTCAATGCGCCAATTTTCGCTGAGGTGGTACCCGTAAGACACCGAACCATGATTTATGCGTTTGATCGTGCTTTTGAAGGATCACTGTCTGCATTTGCTGCTCCGCTGGTTGGAATTCTTTCTGAAAATATATTTGGTTATGATTCAAAGTCTATCGATCCTATTAACGGTTCTGTGCAGCAAGCTACTGCACTGTCAAAGGGACTTCTTTCAATGATGGCAGTTCCGTTTGGATTGTGCTGTTTGTTTTATTCTCCactgtataaatattttaaacaggATCGTGAGAATGCTCGGATGGCAAGTGCAAAAGAGGTAGAGATGATGCGAGGAGATTTTTAG